A window of the Lactobacillus gasseri ATCC 33323 = JCM 1131 genome harbors these coding sequences:
- a CDS encoding mucin-binding protein codes for MIDLLNIFSKKRKIIINFVDSDTKNQIITSKTFFCKKGKKINIDLISIIDELQNHGYQIPASFDRKMALTFGKKDNSVNISVSHQKKIIDVNHITKNFPLNQVKRTIKQIVHYSGAGSRTPIDNVNSAEFYRTLEVDAVTKEIVSKTTWISDTNTFLKIGVPTLPGYVPDKTTVGGKKIVPDDGNQEYFVKYKLNEHPSTNKQAAIIQYVNLTANNAIVKTTKLEGEPNFPINYDINDDLNDLIARGFKLVDNGFNGKGIQFFGNNDSYVPVFIVTLRRDEIIVDSAHPYQKVNPEEYQKDITFTIKFDGAGKKTPENIIKTKHLQRKVLFSLVLNKIVENNTYPTEWKTIQKDFPNKIQVPVVKGYHSNLSHIETENINNSKSEIKVSYIRNNKIIPVDENGELIPTKGTLYLETDPNDPTKLNTKQIIPQIPGYRSNYKIITLSNSNKDIKVIYQKIANNFEKDQSNTYVPSSNNDQIAIVNFIDLDNEGQQITSSGPLIGKPNENITDLYSTSIPLAGLEKAGYHVIFNNFDGNNKIQKFDGNDLTTQVFTVGVSKNSEQNMQLQQLKSSVNELVSQNSNNLSNPVVANLMNVLKSLIDLISILNKDNKNKN; via the coding sequence GTGATTGATTTGCTTAATATATTTTCAAAGAAAAGAAAAATAATTATCAATTTTGTAGATTCAGATACTAAAAATCAAATCATTACTAGCAAAACTTTTTTTTGTAAAAAGGGCAAAAAAATCAATATTGATTTAATTTCAATTATTGATGAGCTTCAAAATCATGGTTATCAAATCCCAGCTAGTTTTGACAGAAAGATGGCATTAACTTTTGGCAAAAAAGATAATAGTGTCAATATTAGTGTGTCACACCAAAAGAAGATTATTGATGTTAACCATATCACTAAGAATTTCCCGCTTAACCAAGTAAAAAGGACAATAAAACAAATAGTCCACTATTCTGGAGCAGGAAGCAGGACACCGATTGATAATGTTAATTCGGCCGAATTTTATCGAACTTTAGAAGTCGATGCAGTGACAAAAGAAATAGTATCGAAAACAACCTGGATTTCAGATACCAATACTTTTCTAAAAATTGGAGTTCCAACTTTACCGGGTTATGTTCCTGATAAAACTACAGTGGGTGGTAAGAAAATAGTACCCGATGATGGAAATCAAGAATATTTTGTAAAATATAAGCTAAATGAGCATCCCTCAACAAATAAACAAGCAGCTATTATTCAATATGTAAATTTAACGGCAAATAATGCTATCGTTAAAACTACTAAATTAGAAGGAGAACCAAATTTTCCTATTAATTACGATATTAATGATGATTTAAATGACTTAATAGCTAGGGGATTCAAGTTAGTTGACAATGGTTTTAATGGTAAAGGAATTCAATTCTTCGGCAATAATGATAGCTATGTTCCAGTCTTTATTGTGACACTTAGACGTGATGAAATAATTGTAGACTCGGCACATCCTTATCAAAAGGTAAACCCTGAAGAATACCAGAAAGATATAACTTTTACGATTAAGTTCGATGGTGCTGGCAAAAAGACACCAGAGAATATTATTAAAACCAAGCATTTGCAGCGAAAAGTATTATTTTCATTAGTCTTGAATAAAATAGTAGAAAACAATACCTATCCAACTGAATGGAAGACTATTCAGAAAGACTTTCCTAACAAGATTCAAGTTCCCGTCGTTAAAGGATATCATAGTAATCTTTCTCACATAGAAACTGAAAATATAAATAATAGCAAATCGGAGATCAAGGTATCTTATATTCGTAACAATAAAATAATTCCAGTTGATGAAAATGGAGAGTTGATACCTACAAAAGGAACTTTATATTTAGAAACAGATCCTAATGATCCAACTAAACTAAACACTAAACAGATAATTCCTCAAATTCCAGGCTACAGAAGTAATTACAAAATAATTACCCTATCTAATTCAAATAAAGATATTAAAGTTATCTACCAAAAAATTGCGAATAATTTTGAAAAAGATCAGTCTAATACTTACGTTCCTTCAAGTAACAACGATCAAATTGCAATTGTGAACTTTATTGACTTAGATAATGAAGGACAGCAGATAACTTCCTCAGGCCCCTTAATTGGCAAACCTAATGAAAATATCACAGATTTATATAGCACGTCGATTCCTTTAGCAGGGCTTGAAAAAGCAGGTTACCATGTTATTTTTAATAATTTTGACGGAAATAATAAAATTCAAAAATTTGATGGAAATGATTTAACAACACAAGTCTTTACGGTTGGAGTAAGTAAAAATTCTGAGCAAAATATGCAATTGCAACAATTGAAAAGCAGTGTTAATGAGCTTGTTAGTCAAAACAGTAATAATTTATCAAATCCAGTTGTTGCGAATTTAATGAATGTTCTTAAATCATTGATCGATTTGATTTCAATTTTGAATAAGGATAACAAGAACAAAAATTAA
- a CDS encoding zinc ribbon domain-containing protein, which produces MNKKCPNCGKEVNLGEAKCPFCGYDFVNNINAKIPADLGMMGIRLNNVPKKKKKAEPENKRVEKNTTQKVAVTKAKELKHAKKNKVVKKKKGWLWLLVCLAFLTFGYIGFYVGSNFNSTQHSISSESNLNSSHNHVKKSATNETSSKPQNKQSKSVTKQDPNTKLYTPTQVQPVISNQEEIKNFLTGVFTKPQANKFISGENNSDFRQLRDVTLSWEPNDVNIKIKLFNVSQKGNDYNLNYLVYYNFITGRKQIMVYNNGLLTCANGAFHIARLGSGCLIK; this is translated from the coding sequence ATGAATAAAAAGTGTCCAAATTGTGGTAAAGAAGTAAATCTTGGGGAAGCTAAATGTCCATTTTGTGGCTATGATTTTGTAAATAATATTAATGCCAAAATTCCAGCCGATTTGGGGATGATGGGCATAAGGCTAAATAATGTGCCAAAGAAGAAAAAGAAAGCTGAACCAGAAAATAAAAGGGTTGAAAAAAATACCACCCAAAAAGTAGCGGTAACAAAAGCAAAAGAATTAAAACATGCTAAAAAAAATAAAGTAGTTAAAAAGAAGAAAGGATGGCTATGGTTATTAGTTTGCTTAGCATTTTTGACTTTTGGCTATATTGGTTTTTATGTTGGAAGTAATTTTAATTCTACTCAGCATAGCATCTCTAGTGAAAGTAATCTTAATAGCAGTCATAATCATGTTAAAAAAAGTGCCACAAATGAAACTTCTTCTAAGCCACAAAATAAACAAAGTAAATCAGTTACGAAACAAGATCCTAATACAAAATTGTATACCCCTACGCAAGTCCAGCCTGTAATAAGCAATCAAGAAGAAATTAAAAACTTTTTAACGGGAGTATTTACTAAGCCGCAAGCAAATAAGTTTATTTCTGGTGAAAACAATTCTGATTTTCGTCAATTACGTGATGTAACTTTAAGTTGGGAACCCAATGATGTGAATATCAAAATTAAATTATTTAATGTTTCTCAAAAGGGTAATGATTACAATCTAAATTACCTAGTTTATTATAACTTTATTACGGGTAGAAAACAGATTATGGTTTATAACAATGGCTTGTTAACATGTGCTAATGGCGCTTTCCACATTGCAAGATTAGGATCTGGATGCCTGATCAAATAA